CCTGGCCAACGCGATGTTTTACGGCGCGGGAGGGGCCGCCGAGGGGATAGGCGTGCGCGTTCTCTTCGGCCGGAACGCCATCGAGATGGAGGTCACCGACGCCGGCGAAGGGTTCGATCCGACCGGCATCCCCGATCCGACGCTTCCGGAATACCGCTCCAGGCCCGACGGCCGCGGGCTCTTCCTCATCCAGCAACTCATGGACGAGGTCCGCTTCAATGCCAAGGGGAACTGCATCTGCATGATCCTTCGGCGCGACTAGGGAGCCTGGACGCAACGCTCCAAGCACTGCGGCAGCTCGTGGGCGGTGAGATCCAGGTGTGGCGGGTCGAGGGCGACCGAATACGGGCGCTGTCGGAGGAGCGCGGCGCGTGGTGGCCCAGGTTCGATGGTGACTCCGGCCACGCGATCAAGACCCCGAAGGGTGCAGCGTGGCTGGAGCCCGTCCCGGGCGCTGCCGGCACCTGGCTCCAGCTTGGCCCGGATGCCACCCCCGAGGAGGCGCGGCCCGCGCACGCGAAACCCGCCGCGGCGCTGTTGAGCGGTATACTGGCCAACGACCGGGAGAACGGACTCGTGGCCGCCGAGCTGGCGACGCGCTACGAGGAGATCGACCTCCTCTATACCATCAGCGACATCCTCGGCCGCACCGTGAAGCTCGACGAGGCGGCGAAGACGATCGTGCGCGAGGTGTCGAGCGTCGTCGGCGCCCGGCGCGCCTCGATCATGGTGCACGATGAGCGGGAGGGTCTCCTGCGCGTCGTCGCCGGCCGCGGGCTCGACCCCACGCAGCTCGCTCCGGTCTCCGTGGATGACGATTGCAGCATCGCCGCCCAGGTATTC
Above is a window of Gemmatimonadales bacterium DNA encoding:
- a CDS encoding ATP-binding protein, yielding MRAALSAQVARLTGAAEPGLEAELTLTVPNDVAVIEEAVNLVARHLEASFVDRHSIRFNLRVALTEALANAMFYGAGGAAEGIGVRVLFGRNAIEMEVTDAGEGFDPTGIPDPTLPEYRSRPDGRGLFLIQQLMDEVRFNAKGNCICMILRRD